DNA sequence from the Ischnura elegans chromosome 8, ioIscEleg1.1, whole genome shotgun sequence genome:
ATTTGCTCTATGCCATGGTTTAACAGTCTGAGCATGGCACATTTTTTGGAAAAGGGATTACATAATTTTATGAGAGAGTTGAAAATGCCATGGTATCACCTTAGGATGACACACATTCTAAGAATCCAGATGAAATGGGAGAAAAAGGCACTCAACAGAAGCAAATTCAGacatcatttcattttatttccataaagtTATGTTCCACAAAATGCAAGGTATCACCTTACAATTAGTACATATAGACACATTTCATAGTTAGAAAGCCTTGGCACAATGGCATCTGAAACCGAAGGGCAATCACAGGTTACACTGAGAACTTTTCCAAAGTGAATGAAAACTGCTGTTCAGTCATGAACATTAATTAGATGAACAAATGATGAGCTAAAATTAAATGGACAATCTTTTCATATAGGTAACATTGAAACTGGTAGAAAACTACCAGTACTTAAAAACTGGTGAGATGTGGTTGGAAGAAATGCTAAAATCACATAATGAGAGATTCAGACCATCAACCATAGATTTAATATGTGAAAGAAACATCAAATGGACAAAATGTGTAAATAAGGACCAAGAACTATTGACTCTTAAAGGAACCAAtactgtaattattattataaaaaatattttcaattttggaaaatcCAATGGAATTTACACTTGACTGCATTCAAAATAGCAATCACATGTATCAGAAATTACAATATTCACCACAAgtaacttttcacaggaattAAAGACGGAGGAGACTGCCTACAAATGTATCAGAAATGCACATCTAGCACCAGAGTATGAAAGTGTTCGTGAGCTACAGTTTCAAGCTAGAACAAGTAATGCTTACACTTTAAAAAAAGCTAAAGATGCCCAGAGAGAGGAAATTCTGGAGAGTTTAAAATTCCCTCAAGATTCCATAAACCATCGCACGTATCCAGCAAGGGCAAAACCCACCGTAAGATAAAATTTACCttaaatgaacattaaaaaaatgagatgtgTTGAACAAAATTGTAACAACTCTTGTTCCCCTAACAAAAATAGGTGATTGCTCCTAGCAAAACCCTCCATGAAAATTTAGATCCTctgaataaaaagataaaatttaatgtatgTTCCTCAAAGGTGGAGAAGAACTGTCATGAGTGTcacaaataaaaatcaccataGTAAGGGATAAGGAAACTCTATTTGGTCAGTGACATTAAAGCATACAAGATATAAGGATACAATCGCACATCATGaaatagaatatgaaaataaattagctgTTAATCTGGCatatcatattaatataataCTGATCTACGCAAGTCCTGTATTACAGAgcaacatatgaaaaaataaataattttgtcacacAGTGACTACCGATCATTCACAATCCACTAAATATATGGTAAATACACCAGGATTAACTTCAAAATTTGAAGATCCTGATGCACTGAAGTAAAACCTATACCGCAAAAGCAAATTAATCACAACATCGACACAAACAGCGTACTGAATAAATTGAGAGTTAAATTAGAAGacggcaaataaataaattgaaaaaatcacaatataAATGCATCACATTGCCACGAAGCTCATCTGAGAATCATTAtacattctttctttttttgagcaCGCCTCTTCATTATTCCCATGGAATGAATCAGTGACTGCATTTCCGATAGATTATTTTCACCATTACATGATCAGGATGAAATGGTGGAcgattttgtgaaaataattacgATGACTTCGATCTCTTGGATCCTGGAGAGCGACCAAAGaacctaataaatattttataagaaaatttcaagTATATAGTGAATAAACGCCTACTTACCGTCGTAATGTGAAGGTGGGTTACTTTCCTTAGGGACAATAGGGAAGCAACACCACAATATAAAAGCAATGAATGCTACAAAGGTTCCAATGAGTAGAATGAAGTCTTCGATCGTCTGAAAGAAACATTACATGAGAGTTGCTTGCATCAATAGCCACAaataatttgttatatttttttgaaatccatGAATCTCACCGGTTCTTCTCCCAAAAGGatagaattaatcaaataaacAAAGTCGTCGAAAGGGGTCATATTAGCTATGATTGTCTTCCATCATTAATACATTAAGGTAATAGTCGAAAATCAGATATCGTCAGACTTGTATACATACAGTGATAGCGACTTCACTTCAATTTATAAAGTACGAGGTACTTCCCAACTTGATCCAACTTTACGCACTTGGAATACAACGGACATTAGCCTAGCCGGTCTGAGGTGAGTAAACGCATTATAAGAGCGGACTCGCTTTCATTGGACAAAAGCTACGAGAGGCCTTTCATTAAAGTAAAATGCCATTATAAAGGATATGTATTTTGAACGATAGAGCAAtagttaaaaaataggaaaacatatACGCATAAAATATGTTGCTGAGAGTGCGACAGCGAGTGTCGTCAGCTGTCTTAGCATACGCGGTCTTCCAACGGAGAGCGCTGTGATCCCCATGTTTAGTTCAGTTTTGTTTACAGTGTCAAAATCGTTAAAATCCAGTAAAATATTGCTAGTGAGCGTGGTTGACTCTCAGCTAGGAATGCTAACTATCTTTAATACAATTTGTTCATTTCGTTCTTCTGGCTATACCGCAAGCACAATTCCCTAGTGGCTTACTTTGTGTGTAACTAGTTGCTTGGGTAAGTTATAAATTCGTTATCGACTTAATATTGTAAGTTTCCATGATTATGTCAATATATCTATTATCCTGGTAACTTTTCGGTTGTAATACATTTATTAACGCATATACTTTAGCTGATTAACGAGGATATGGTCCTCCCAATTCCGTGTACCCGTGCTGAAAGAAAGTTCCTGATATTGTTTTGCCTAAACGGCCCCTCTGATACAGCATCTATCTATTTTTAGAAGCATGAATATTTTTAGGACTGtggtttgaaataaatttgacgCCCTTTCCTTGCTCGGTGCACACTCAGAACTTCAgcgaataattacatttttactaTTCTCTCTTAAATGTAATTTTGACCTGGCATTGTGTGCGTTGATTCAGTGCTTGTCTTCGCCATGTCAACTGAAGTGTCTTCAGACGAAAAACCGCGGGTGGCAGTATTTGTACGGGCCAGTAAAGAAGGCAGTCTTGCAGCATCTCCCATAGCCCATCAAATCCTAATGGTTTTGGGGATCAAGGTTGATTGTGGTGCGATACCTGAATCTAAATTGACTATAACCCGTGTTGATGATTCTCGCCCACTGCCGTTTCCTCTTCGATCGCAAGGAATCACGCGGGTTCCTGCCGTCATTATTGGAAATGATGGAGAGGATGATCCTGAAACCATAATTTCTTTACTAGACAAACATTTTCCTGGAGGGTTAGATATGCAGCCCCTAGAATCAAAATCTTCTAACATATGCGATCCATCCTCAAGCTGTGAGAATGTCGAAGACACTCGAAATGGCATCAAGAGATTTCTTCTCGAGATTCAGTTTTTGCGTCCGAGGGATCACTGACAGCTCAGAGCACTTAGATGCAGCTCTACAGCGACTCAATTCCTTTCTCCTGAAGAAACAATTGAAGTCATCCGATGATGACGAGCCATTCCAATGGATTTATGGCACCAAATTGCCGTCATTACTTGATTGTGAAGTTCTCCCTAAACTTCACCATGTCAGAGTAGCTGGTGGAGCTGGATTGGCTGGACAGTGGATGGCCGCGGAGTGGAGTATACCAGGGGCTTGGCCCGGTATCTGGTGTTATCTTCATTCGGCGTACAGCTTGCCAGCTTTCACGCGGTTTTGCCCATCGGATAAAGAAAtaatgttacattgggcggaaaGAGCCGGTGCTAGCAATGTTTCTTCAGTCGTTAAGGAAAAGATTGTGCGGATGGATTCCGATGAATTGCCGAAAGTCTCTTGGTTCGTTCCCGCACGTGCAGAGCTAGTTTTTCTTGATTGAAACAGGTGTCGAAGGATCAGCTTTGCTCTTCAAAAAATTTTTGGGTCTGTTTTTAAAGGTTTAACTTTGTAGGACGAAAAAGTCGTAGAATGTAAACAATTGTAAAAACCTCTTATCTAGttgtgaaaatgtttttgaagtaACCATATCTCAGTGCAGTTGTCGCTTGGTGATTTGATGTTTAAGCACTGACTCAAATGGCAAAGATAATTTTCTCTTTGCCACCCAGTAATATTCATATGAAAAATTGTGTAATAACTCTGTGAAGCGTTTTCATCTCACCATTGGTACTGTGacgtgcattaatttttacacgaAATATAACTATCCCTGTCAACTTGTGTTGGTTGTTTTCATGGTACTTTCCAAGATCTTTGGTATCAACCTGCATATGGGtgtgaaaaataattctttgaatttaatataaaaatcctattttgtCTCTACCCATATAGCTAATTGAGGGCAGACTGCTATTAGCTCATTATGAATTCTACCAGTGGCATTGAGAAAAAGGAGAGGGAAACCCCACCTACTACTTCTAACAGTGATGCCATAGCTGCCGGTGATGTGAAAACTGCTGGCCAACCCTTATCGGATTTCTTGATGCAGTTGGAGGATTACACACCAACCGTATGTTCCTTGCTTATGTCTGTGACCTATTAAATGCTTTGTAATTAGTacttaagaatataatttttctaatgaGAATTTTCCTCTTGTACCAAGATATAATTATGTTATatcacttaattttcttctcatgGGTATGGATGGTTCCATATCAATGGCTGCTTCGCTATAATGAGCTCATATCACtcttgaatcttttttttttatacgaaagatccacagagaaaaaatcattcgccttgaccgggattcgaaccctgatcccccgatttccggtcgagtgctttagccagttaagctaccgaggcgtcattcttccctgtggatattttcggacactaccggacaagatgtaactggactgctgagcatatgatgccacaagcagtccaaatcccggtcaaggcgaatgattttttctctgtggatctttcgcacgattgtgcattgcgggtgactcccgtaaaagttatcaccgcggctagtctcggtatactttaaactttttttttataattctgtgttctcatattaattaataagtttaattttaatctcatgCTGTACCCCTAATATTGTGTGGAAATCCATGAAGTGAAGGTCAGCAATTAGACATGGATAATTAACGACTCTCCCAAATAAGCAATGCCCATTGAGTGGTAAAATTGCAAGAGGAAAAATGGCATcattcaaaatttggaaatttgacAGGGCTCTCTATAATCAGGGTTCATATCAGTCAGGGGAGTTATAgaaattttagatttaaaaaatctttgggctGGCTTGGTGTTGCTTGACTTTTTTCTGCCGCTACTATTGCCAGTAGCAGATTCAGTGGGGATGGTAATGACCCCTccctaaattttatcaattttttattagattaatagtttttgtatccttgtgaaGGAGTACATGGATTAtaaatgcaaatgcatggctTTAAGGCCTAAACGTGGGAGAAATTTGAGTCAAGTATTTATCATAGAGTATAGCTCTCcctgcaaatatatttttcacaggAGATTGACCCTCTAACCCAAGGaagtattccatactccccagacCCAGGTCATGCCCATTCTcaaaaatttgatgctgaatttgTTCCCGACTACTTGCTTGACCTTTTTTTGCCAtattaattaggaaaaaaattacttggtgtAGCAGTTATGGGGTATTATTTAATTTGAGGTGAATATATCACCATAGGGGTAAATATTATGATCAAAATCTAAaatgatgtatcagaaaggaaagacaatggcaggttccacaatttattaaatactgcgaTCAGTTTTGATTACATAGTGTCATCATCAGGCAAAATAATGTAATCGAAACCGGTTGCAGTAATTAATAAactgtggaacctgccattgtctttcctttctgatacatcatgaaggagttacATCATGTTTTGCCTGACGCAAttgaatttatcataatttaaaacattGAGGGTCAATCCATGTTTGAATAATGTGGAATTAAACTCCCCTCAaaagtataaaatcgtttctagcttgatttggtggaagttcgatatatccatgtaATGAAAGAatgcaaatggtaatttttaacaaaaagtgtggaaatcaccatttgtgttcttcCATCAAGGATATCCCCTCATCAAATCATCCTCCCTCCCCCAGAAATGTTTTTTCCTGTGGTGAAGGTAAATTTACATGAAGGATTTTGCTAATCAACCTACTCTTTCCTCCTTAAATTGGATTTCCCTTGTCAATTACCAATAATGTTagtacaattttttatcattccctaaaaataaaatttgttgaaggGATGGCCGTGTAATATATTGAAGGATCGATAAAATGGGAATTTTGGgagtaaattgaataaaaagtcAGAACTTAAGGCACAATGCTAGGGCATTGATTAGAGATATGGAGTCACCCAAAAGTTCACTATTAGTAAAATAATAGTGCAACATTATATGTGCctaatgttgcatatcagtagtatttactaatagggtggtttcctattatttttttattgcctaaatcgaaagattattactcctggagtacgtatttcacgcttttagatttttaaatgacgatatctatttttcgcgattaaatgaaaagtgaaaattttcaagcgcgcgaaaacgcgacgcttaagtatgaatgtcgggaagtctctccgcgtgacgcatttctggttccccctcccgccctgcgaggtgaccttgaggcgaggcttagcactgatacgacgcaggctgctagcggctagcctagtaccctgctggctggtagcgcttggcttaaataaggattattaataacttatcaaacgaggaaaactttccgaccttagccagttttaataagtgattgttaagacatgtttccctgagctctgcgcctcatgcatgcaatggtaacctcagacgacgtagaactcctatcttctcgtatagaaactaggtccctgtgacgtcacgtggagtggcaccgcatgggcgccaatctggcccttttcaaatgaggataaaaatggaccattgccattcgtctaacccggtatttctaaaacaaaataatttgcatattatgaatacactagtggtgggtaacgaatcgcaatcaatgcctttcgttttctttgatgaaggaaacaaccctattggttatccaaaagtcatttttttaagcataggAACACTCAGACTCAAttaaatggttaaatatttcttaatggaggaaaataatttagaacATTTCTGTGTGCGTTTAAATCCAGTGTAGGGAAATAGTTGCAGGTCACCTAACTGGTTTCAACTCAAAAACATCAACCCATGTTTACATGAAGCATAATCCCATGCAAGTAGCGGTTGGGCAATTCCTCATATAGATTCACGAAATGAGAACAGGGACTACTCTGGGAATGCATTCGTACACATACACAATTTTAGGTGTTTTCAGAATGTACAAGTTTAATGGTGACTGTGTTTACACAACCACTCACCCAGTTCACATGTACCATGTAAAACGCCTATATGAAGGGAAATCATTCCTGCAATAATGGTTTAATTTGGGAGGGTTTCAAATTGTTTGATGAACACTACATGGGTGATCATTAGTCAATTAACTTGTGATTTTTTGTGGTGGGGAATATtagtaagtatttaatttttctttgatgatTATTATTTTGAGGGAGTGGGTCTTGAATATGACAAAATTTCGACGTGGAATGAACCTTTGTCagcaatgtgaaaataaattagtggaactTTCCCTGATAGTATACCTTTTCTTAGATTCCAGATGCAGTGACCGGGTTCTACCTTCATTCCGCTGGATTTGACTCATCCGACCCTCGCATGTAAGAGTTCCCTACGATAATTAATGTTGTGTTTCTGGCCATAATATGCCAAATTTATCCATTTAAACGATTCTGTTACTTCCAGAGTACGTCTTGTGTCCCTCGCGGCGCAGAAGTTCATATCCGACGTCGCTAATGACGCCCTGCAGCACTGCAAAACTCGAAGCTCCAACCAAACCGCTAAGACGAAAGGAAAGGATCGTCGATACAATTTATCTATGGACGATCTAGTTCCAGCCCTTGCAGAATATGGAATAACCGTCAAGAGACCACATTATTTTGTTTGAGGGACTTggttctctctctcctcttttgtGTAATACCCTTTCCTCTGTTGTGTGTTTTTTTGAagtttcaagcaaaaaataaaaataactaatgaaATTAAGTGTTATTATTTAATTGGTTACCTGTCGTGAGTTATTTCAAATAGACAGCAGGAAGTATGAAAAGTACGTCGTCTGCTGGTGACTTAAATATCGCTGAAGGAAAAAGCCGATAAAGAAATGCAGCTGATTCAAGTAAACACCAATAGCCAGAAACGAACATTAAGAAAGTGACGTCATTACATTTTCGCGCATGCGTTGTTCTAGAGTATCCTTTGCGGCCATATTGCTGTGTGGTACGTTTCCAGCGGGTTAACAGAAGAAAATAGGTAAATTTAACGTAACATACTATTGGCATTAATTATGATTTCTGACAGCCTTAACCCTTACCTACAAGCAAAAGGGAAAATCACTGTCCTCGTAATGGAAACGTAGTTATGTACTCCACTCCTATGTTTGCCATAGGTTTGCCACCTTGGCTTGAGATCTTGTGTGATATAATATAACACgtttattttcatgttacttGAAATTTGAATCATCATTTTTAGGAAAGATTGTGTTCTTGATTTTAATTTCACTGGCTGCATACGGCACTACTTCCTAATAAATGATCCGGAAATGGGAAGCTTAAATCTCTTATAAAGTACTATCACTTGATATTAGATGCATTAGTACGTTTAATGGTAATTATTTCGGATCAATTCGTGTTGTCAGTGGCAAAATTTTGCAATATGCAGGgattataaaatgttaattacGGTATCTCAGTGGTAAATTCCTCGTGTGTATGCAACTTAAGTTTGTTATGGTTTTTTTAAACTACGGTGAGAGACGTGTTATTGTGTTTCCTAGTCGTAATCAACgaatatttctatttgttttcAGATCCATCATGACTGATTCCTTGAAATTCGGTCCCGAATGGTGAGTTGGTCATTGGTTACACTTGGCAATGTATGATGTGTCCCGAGTTGATTCAATCTTCACTCGAGGCTCACATCATTTCTGTGTTTTGATTTTTTCGGTCTTTTAAATCATTACTAACATATCATGGTCATTTTACCTGCACTGTGACCTTCTTATAGATAAGTCATGAATTTATTATTACTcactttttattgaaattggCCTTGAGGTACGTGTAGTCCATATCCGTGTGCCAATGCTGGCCGTGATGTTTGTTTTTTTGGCATGGCATAGTGAAGgcgtattttttgcatttctcctTTGATTATGTGGTGGGTACTTTTTGGCGAGAGAGAAATAAATGTAATACTTAAATATCCATGAAATAAACTGACTAGCCTGTGGGAGTTTGATAGTGGGAATTTCAATGGGATCTTGAGGAGCGAAACACATTCCGGATTTGTTCCTCACTGATTTCCCTGTTTTCGCCGCCGGACGACTTCCTTGGGTGGAGGTAGAAGGGAGAATTAATATTCATCTGTTACGTTGTGTGATTGCTGCCAATGTGATGATTGTTACATGTGAAGTACTGGAGTCTCATTTAACTTACGGCATTGACTCTTGCCTTGTGATCAGTGGCGTAGATTTAGAAATGGGTTTAACGGAGATTTCAGGGCCCATCCAGGGTGAATGGAAAGCACCCCAGGGCAAATTGGCAAATCCAGAAAATTTTGGGGTTTTTGATTTatagaaattgatttttaggACTCTTATTTGTCAAAATGAAGTAAAGCCAGTGCTTTTACAGATTCAAGGGGGTTGTAATCCGGGCACAGCTTGAGAGGGAATGGGTTTGTATTGAAAGAATTAGTGAACATAGGCTCGTATCAACTGTCGTTTAGCGtgaattatattttctatattagAGACCTGgcccttcatttttttgttaactctacaaattgttatttatttattttaccgcCATAAGGTTGAGAGTGCTATCCCAGGATACCACTGGGACACAGGTGGCAAGTGGTGGTGGAGTTGGTGGCGGTGGTGGGGGAGGTGCCCCCCACCGTTATCAATTGGCAGAACATCGCTATGGGAGGGAAGAGATGCTGGCACTTTTTGACAGATTGACAGTATCTCGTTCTGGCCCAGATTTGCTTCTAAGGTCATTTCCAACACTCTATGTAGAGAAGCCACAGCCACCTTTAGCCCTGGTTCAGATGACTGAAGAAGAAGCAGtaagttatttaatatttacttattCTATAACTTTTATTAGTAAAAATAGTGAATTGATAATAAGTTATTCGGTTTAAGTTTTCATTGGTTGCCATCTTCagaatttttgttataattttatctgcatttatttttatatttgggtAACGCATACTATTTCTGGCCAATTAGCCAAAAACTATTACTTTGTATGAGCATTTTATGATATCGTCCATTTTTGAAGCCTAAACTAAACCCTCATATGTGCAGTATAATTCCCTCTTGTGTATTTGTTGTGAAACTCAATTCCTCATAATTCCGGTCATTGCTGTATTTTTGCTGTAGGCATTTTTGGTGCAGTTAATTTTATAATCCTGTTGGTAGAAGGCAGTTTGTTATTCATGGTGTAATACCAATGTGTTGGGCAAAATATTACCAATGTTCTTGATTATATCGTCTGTCACATTAAAATGTTGTGGTTTATACTTTGGTAAAACGctgataaaaatatatcattaaaagcACTCGGATATATATGATCCTTCATGATTGTCATTGGTAGTTCTGTCTTGCTCTGTCATGCTTTATGTTTATAGCTTATGCTCACAATGAatctagtgatttttttctcttgaggTATGCTTGAAGTTAGCCTAATAAGTCCTACTGCTATATTTCTTTACTGGTGAAGAATCCTATGCAAAATGGTATCATGCAAAGCATTGAACATCGGAAAAATGAAAATCAGTTAAAATTTATGCACTTATTGCTCATTTGCCTTATTGCCctcatctttaatatttttatttatagccaTCCCAATTGAAAACCAagatataaacattttaatttgttataaTAAGTATCAAATTTTCATCGCTATTTGATAATATCAATCCATCCATCAATAATATCTTCTTTCCTTGGTGATGATTTTGGCTTAGTCAAATTTTATGTCATGTGTGGGTTTGC
Encoded proteins:
- the LOC124163412 gene encoding transcription initiation factor TFIID subunit 10-like; protein product: MNSTSGIEKKERETPPTTSNSDAIAAGDVKTAGQPLSDFLMQLEDYTPTIPDAVTGFYLHSAGFDSSDPRIVRLVSLAAQKFISDVANDALQHCKTRSSNQTAKTKGKDRRYNLSMDDLVPALAEYGITVKRPHYFV